In the genome of Nonlabens sp. MB-3u-79, one region contains:
- the nusA gene encoding transcription termination factor NusA gives MENLALIESFSEFKDDKMIDRVTLMAILEDVFRAALKRKYGEDDNFDIIINPDKGDLEIWRNRVVVADDEVEDDNSEISLTEAQKIEPDYEVGEDVAEEVKLVQLGRRAILALRQNLIAKIHEHDNTNIFKHFKELEGELYSAEVHHIRHRAIILLDDDGNEIIMPKDRQIPSDFFRKGENVRGIIESVELRGNKPNIILSRTSPKFLEKLFEQEIPEVFDGVISIKAVVREPGEKAKVAVDSYDDRIDPVGACVGVKGSRIHGIVRELGNENIDVINYTTNMQLYIARALSPAKITSITINEETKKAEVRLSPEEVSKAIGRRGHNIRLAGKLTGYEIDVIREGGEEDVELTEFTDVIDGWVIEELSKIGLDTARSVLEQDVADLIKRTDLEEETVLDVVRILRSEFED, from the coding sequence ATGGAAAATCTCGCATTGATCGAGTCTTTTTCTGAGTTTAAAGATGATAAAATGATAGATCGTGTCACGTTGATGGCGATCTTAGAAGATGTATTTAGAGCCGCTTTGAAAAGAAAGTACGGTGAAGATGACAACTTTGATATTATTATCAATCCAGACAAAGGTGATTTAGAGATCTGGCGTAACCGTGTTGTTGTTGCAGATGACGAAGTAGAAGATGATAACTCTGAAATATCTCTAACAGAAGCTCAAAAAATTGAGCCTGATTACGAGGTTGGGGAAGATGTTGCAGAAGAAGTGAAGTTGGTACAATTAGGACGTCGTGCTATTTTAGCATTGAGACAAAACCTTATTGCTAAAATTCATGAACACGACAATACCAATATCTTTAAGCATTTTAAAGAATTAGAAGGAGAACTTTACAGCGCAGAAGTACACCACATAAGACACAGAGCCATTATCCTGTTAGATGATGACGGTAACGAGATCATTATGCCTAAAGACAGACAGATTCCGTCTGATTTCTTTAGAAAAGGTGAGAATGTACGAGGTATTATTGAAAGCGTAGAGTTAAGAGGTAACAAGCCTAACATTATTCTATCAAGAACATCTCCTAAATTTTTAGAGAAATTGTTTGAACAGGAAATTCCAGAAGTTTTTGACGGAGTTATTTCTATAAAAGCAGTGGTAAGAGAGCCGGGAGAGAAAGCAAAAGTAGCTGTAGATAGTTATGATGATCGTATCGATCCTGTAGGAGCTTGTGTAGGTGTTAAAGGTTCCCGTATTCACGGTATTGTTCGTGAATTAGGAAATGAAAACATTGATGTAATTAATTACACTACTAACATGCAGTTGTATATAGCGAGAGCTTTGAGTCCTGCTAAGATAACTTCTATCACTATCAATGAAGAGACTAAAAAAGCTGAAGTTCGCTTAAGTCCTGAAGAAGTCTCTAAGGCCATAGGTCGTAGAGGTCATAATATTAGATTAGCCGGTAAATTAACTGGTTATGAAATAGACGTGATCAGAGAAGGCGGTGAAGAAGATGTGGAATTAACAGAGTTCACTGATGTAATCGACGGATGGGTTATTGAAGAATTGAGTAAGATAGGGCTGGATACTGCCAGAAGTGTTCTAGAGCAAGACGTTGCCGACCTAATAAAACGTACAGATCTTGAGGAGGAAACCGTATTAGACGTGGTTAGAATCCTGAGATCAGAATTTGAAGATTAG
- a CDS encoding universal stress protein, producing the protein MKKIIVPTDFSVQAENALRVAADIVRENNGELFLLHQLDLPLHLANNASSNLPEALFFMKLAKEKFDNLLKEDFLQGITIHGDVETGAAFSGIMDTVKRHRADLIVMGSHGTGGMRNLFIGSNAEKVVRNSEVPVLVVKDRKKKLDVNDFVFATDLDPNATSALKEADLFAKKTKCNLHLLYVNTPSNFMSTREAEAKVAEYLKNVNVEPTDYVIYNDTSVEEGVFNYTNDVKGDIIGMANHGRKGLSHFFNGSVSEDVVNHSSLPVITFRIK; encoded by the coding sequence ATGAAGAAGATAATTGTACCAACAGACTTTTCAGTTCAGGCAGAAAACGCGTTAAGAGTCGCGGCTGATATTGTACGTGAAAATAATGGAGAATTATTTTTACTACACCAGCTGGATTTGCCCTTGCATCTAGCAAATAACGCAAGCTCTAACCTGCCAGAGGCTTTGTTTTTTATGAAACTTGCAAAAGAAAAGTTTGATAACCTGCTTAAAGAAGATTTTCTTCAAGGAATTACGATTCATGGCGATGTAGAAACTGGTGCAGCTTTTAGTGGTATCATGGACACTGTGAAGCGTCATCGTGCCGACTTGATCGTCATGGGAAGTCATGGAACAGGAGGCATGCGCAATCTGTTTATAGGCTCTAATGCTGAGAAAGTAGTACGCAACTCAGAAGTCCCAGTTCTGGTGGTGAAAGACAGGAAAAAGAAGCTGGATGTAAATGATTTTGTTTTTGCAACAGATTTAGACCCTAATGCTACCAGCGCTTTAAAAGAGGCAGACTTGTTTGCTAAAAAAACAAAATGCAACCTTCACCTTCTTTATGTCAACACCCCATCTAACTTCATGAGCACCCGAGAAGCAGAGGCAAAGGTGGCCGAGTATTTAAAAAATGTCAACGTAGAACCAACAGATTACGTCATATACAACGACACTTCTGTGGAAGAAGGGGTGTTTAACTACACTAATGACGTTAAAGGTGACATTATAGGGATGGCAAATCACGGGCGTAAAGGCTTGTCTCATTTTTTTAACGGCAGCGTTAGTGAAGACGTGGTCAACCACTCCAGCCTGCCTGTAATTACCTTTAGGATCAAGTAA
- the infB gene encoding translation initiation factor IF-2, whose product MAEVKNMRLNKVLREFNISLDRAVEYLNSKGIEIEARPTTKIDGSVYQALADEFQTDKSKKVASKEVGAERRKEQEELRTQREKELEEKQKRQEIIKAKASLDGPKQVGKVDLNAGKKAEKTTEQPVKTVEPVKETTAEVVKTPKEVEPPVVEQPKETEQVSSQVSNRPKSLGTTVKGKIDLSANKSSKPQAKKKEEAPKKTEKETPKTVEPVKEVKKSEETSGKDASKEAAPKEDAPKEAAPKEVADKEVSENPESEVIKTEYKKLGGLKVTGEKIDLSQFAKPKKKAADTNRGKRKRISKPGAPGGGVAGKRTSSPRRGAPSSSGPARKSIVKEEPTDEEIQKQVRETLEKLQGKSSKSKAARYRRDKRDSHRDKVDAAEQAQAEDKSLQVTEFVTVSDLSIMMDVPVNKVIGACMSLGMMVTLNQRLDAETMSIVADEFGFEVEFVNADIEESIAEVVDNDEDLVTRAPIVTVMGHVDHGKTSLLDYIRKENVIAGESGGITQHIGAYGVQLESGQKIAFLDTPGHEAFTAMRARGAQLTDIAIIVAAADDDIMPQTKEAISHAQAAGVPIVFAINKIDKIGANPEKIKEGLAQMNLLVEDWGGKIQSHDISAKVGTGVKELLEKVLLEAELLDLKANPNKLATGTVVEAFLDKGRGYVSTVLVQSGTLRVGDYLLAGPRHGKIKAMQDERGNEVLEAGPATPVSVLGLGGAPQAGDKFNVFEDEREAKSIAARRTQLQREQSVRTQKTLSLDEIGRRIALGDFKELNLILKGDVDGSVEALTDSFQKLSTEEIQVNIIHKGVGAITETDVLLATASNAIIIGFNVRPQGNARSVADREEVDIRTYSIIYDAINDLKDAMEGMLSPELKEEITGNAEVRQTFKISKIGTIAGCMVTDGKIFRNGGVRLIRDGVVVHTGELVALKRFKDDVKEVAKGYECGMQIKNYNDLQEGDIMESFREVEVKKTLK is encoded by the coding sequence ATGGCTGAAGTAAAAAACATGAGACTCAACAAAGTTCTAAGAGAATTTAACATCTCTTTAGATCGTGCTGTGGAGTATCTTAATTCTAAAGGAATTGAGATAGAGGCTCGCCCTACCACAAAAATAGACGGAAGCGTTTATCAAGCACTTGCTGATGAGTTTCAAACTGATAAAAGCAAAAAAGTTGCCTCAAAGGAAGTAGGTGCTGAACGTCGCAAGGAACAAGAAGAATTGCGAACGCAGCGAGAAAAAGAACTTGAGGAAAAACAGAAAAGACAAGAGATTATTAAGGCTAAGGCCTCTCTTGACGGTCCCAAACAGGTAGGTAAAGTAGATCTCAATGCTGGTAAAAAAGCAGAGAAAACTACAGAGCAACCTGTGAAGACTGTGGAACCTGTTAAAGAAACTACTGCTGAGGTAGTGAAAACCCCTAAAGAGGTAGAGCCTCCGGTAGTAGAGCAACCTAAAGAAACCGAGCAGGTTTCTTCTCAAGTTTCTAATAGACCTAAGTCCTTAGGGACTACCGTTAAAGGTAAAATAGATCTCAGTGCCAATAAATCATCTAAGCCCCAGGCTAAGAAAAAAGAAGAGGCACCTAAGAAAACTGAAAAAGAAACTCCGAAGACTGTAGAACCAGTCAAAGAAGTTAAGAAGTCTGAAGAAACTTCAGGTAAAGACGCTTCAAAAGAAGCTGCTCCAAAAGAAGACGCTCCGAAAGAAGCTGCTCCAAAAGAAGTTGCTGATAAAGAGGTTTCTGAGAATCCAGAGTCTGAGGTAATCAAGACAGAGTATAAAAAACTTGGTGGTCTTAAAGTTACTGGTGAAAAAATTGACCTTTCACAATTTGCAAAGCCTAAGAAAAAAGCGGCAGATACTAACAGAGGTAAACGTAAACGTATTTCCAAGCCGGGAGCCCCTGGTGGAGGTGTAGCTGGAAAGCGCACGAGCAGCCCAAGACGTGGTGCTCCTTCTAGTAGTGGACCTGCTCGTAAGAGCATTGTTAAAGAAGAGCCTACTGATGAAGAAATTCAGAAGCAGGTAAGAGAGACTCTTGAAAAACTTCAGGGTAAATCTTCTAAGTCTAAGGCAGCACGTTACCGTAGAGATAAGAGAGATAGTCACCGTGATAAAGTGGATGCTGCAGAGCAAGCACAAGCAGAAGATAAAAGCTTACAAGTAACAGAGTTTGTTACTGTTAGTGACCTGTCTATCATGATGGACGTACCGGTTAACAAAGTTATTGGTGCTTGTATGTCTCTAGGAATGATGGTAACACTAAATCAAAGATTAGATGCAGAAACGATGTCTATCGTTGCTGACGAATTTGGTTTTGAAGTAGAATTTGTAAATGCAGATATTGAAGAAAGCATTGCAGAGGTAGTAGATAATGACGAGGATTTAGTTACACGAGCTCCTATTGTAACTGTAATGGGTCACGTAGATCACGGTAAAACTTCCCTTTTAGATTATATCAGAAAAGAAAATGTAATCGCTGGCGAAAGTGGTGGTATTACACAGCACATTGGTGCTTATGGAGTACAACTAGAAAGCGGACAGAAGATAGCATTTCTAGATACGCCAGGTCACGAAGCCTTTACGGCGATGCGTGCGCGTGGTGCACAACTAACAGATATTGCTATTATTGTCGCTGCGGCAGATGATGATATCATGCCTCAAACTAAAGAAGCAATTTCGCATGCTCAAGCAGCGGGAGTTCCTATAGTTTTTGCGATCAACAAAATTGATAAAATAGGTGCTAATCCAGAGAAGATCAAAGAAGGTCTTGCTCAGATGAACTTATTAGTAGAAGACTGGGGTGGGAAAATTCAATCCCATGATATTTCTGCTAAGGTAGGTACAGGTGTTAAAGAATTACTTGAAAAAGTGTTGCTTGAAGCAGAATTACTGGACTTAAAAGCCAATCCTAATAAACTGGCTACTGGAACTGTCGTGGAAGCATTCTTAGACAAAGGTCGTGGATATGTATCTACAGTTTTAGTTCAATCAGGTACTTTAAGGGTAGGAGATTATCTTCTTGCCGGTCCTAGACATGGTAAGATCAAGGCAATGCAAGATGAGCGTGGAAATGAGGTACTAGAAGCGGGACCAGCAACACCAGTATCTGTATTAGGTCTTGGCGGTGCTCCGCAAGCAGGTGATAAGTTCAATGTGTTTGAAGATGAACGTGAAGCAAAGTCTATTGCTGCTAGACGTACTCAACTTCAACGTGAACAATCTGTTCGCACACAGAAAACATTATCCCTTGATGAAATTGGTCGACGTATCGCATTAGGAGACTTTAAAGAATTGAACTTAATTCTTAAAGGTGATGTTGATGGTTCTGTAGAAGCATTAACAGATTCATTCCAGAAACTATCTACCGAAGAAATTCAAGTAAATATCATACACAAAGGTGTAGGTGCTATTACAGAAACGGATGTGTTACTCGCAACTGCTTCTAATGCTATAATAATCGGATTTAATGTACGCCCTCAAGGGAATGCAAGATCTGTTGCCGATAGAGAAGAAGTTGATATACGTACTTACTCTATTATCTATGACGCGATCAATGATCTTAAAGATGCAATGGAAGGAATGCTTTCTCCAGAGCTTAAAGAAGAGATCACCGGTAATGCTGAAGTAAGACAAACCTTTAAAATCTCTAAAATCGGAACTATTGCAGGTTGTATGGTGACAGATGGTAAGATATTTAGAAACGGTGGTGTACGACTTATCAGAGATGGTGTAGTAGTCCATACAGGTGAACTTGTAGCTCTTAAACGTTTCAAAGACGATGTTAAAGAAGTGGCTAAAGGTTATGAATGTGGTATGCAAATAAAGAATTACAACGACTTGCAAGAAGGTGACATTATGGAATCCTTTAGAGAAGTAGAAGTAAAAAAGACCTTAAAGTAA
- a CDS encoding metallophosphoesterase family protein: protein MIKYFSLLLIITGLLISCRSKENSNTTLLTKKEGLKITPKDSVRFSFTFLGCNRVDRHQQHDAAVTNGSTANLEPLKRIWKEIAALERKPDLFFFLGDMVLAESTTENLESQLKAWNKLYNNKDFSGISDSGIEMVAVPGNHEMLYWHDYNVPNHDEWPLEGATQIWMNQMSDYMPDDRDHVIGMDSINNQMTFSFVRENIGFVLMNTDTYNSSTKENPYGLEGQIPTPWIVNKVTEYQENPAIDHVFVLGHKPYYVSGKPETGHAGIPEGPVLWPKLKENRVVAMLSAHVHDYQRMQPGGDGTYQIIAGNSGSPGSATFFGYSKIDMMTDGRIKLTAIGFDKGDPYYKPMPNSPSTIRDQTDLTWSKNKNPYVDYLLEPSTAK, encoded by the coding sequence ATGATCAAATACTTCAGTTTACTATTGATAATAACAGGATTACTTATAAGTTGTCGCTCAAAAGAAAATTCCAATACAACTTTACTGACAAAAAAAGAAGGTTTAAAAATTACTCCTAAAGATTCAGTTCGTTTTAGTTTTACATTTTTAGGTTGTAACCGGGTAGACAGACACCAGCAACATGACGCAGCCGTAACCAATGGTTCTACGGCAAATTTAGAGCCCCTAAAACGTATTTGGAAAGAAATAGCAGCATTAGAGCGTAAACCAGATTTGTTTTTCTTTTTAGGAGATATGGTTTTGGCAGAATCTACAACTGAGAATCTGGAAAGCCAACTTAAAGCATGGAACAAATTGTATAATAATAAAGACTTTAGTGGTATCAGTGATTCTGGTATTGAAATGGTTGCCGTTCCAGGAAACCATGAAATGTTGTATTGGCATGATTATAACGTACCTAACCATGATGAATGGCCACTGGAAGGAGCTACTCAAATATGGATGAATCAGATGAGTGATTATATGCCGGATGATAGAGATCATGTTATAGGTATGGATAGTATTAACAATCAAATGACCTTCTCTTTTGTAAGAGAAAATATTGGATTTGTGTTGATGAATACGGACACATATAATTCATCAACAAAAGAAAATCCTTATGGTTTAGAAGGTCAAATCCCTACTCCTTGGATTGTCAATAAGGTAACTGAATATCAAGAAAATCCAGCTATTGATCATGTCTTTGTATTAGGGCATAAGCCATATTATGTAAGTGGAAAACCAGAAACGGGACATGCAGGAATTCCTGAGGGACCAGTGTTGTGGCCTAAATTAAAAGAAAATCGTGTGGTAGCGATGCTGTCGGCACATGTGCATGATTACCAACGTATGCAACCTGGAGGCGATGGTACTTATCAAATTATAGCAGGAAATAGTGGTAGCCCAGGATCAGCTACATTTTTTGGTTATTCAAAAATTGATATGATGACTGACGGTAGAATAAAACTAACTGCTATAGGTTTTGATAAAGGAGATCCATACTATAAGCCAATGCCAAATAGCCCATCTACAATTAGAGATCAAACCGATTTAACTTGGTCAAAAAATAAGAACCCCTATGTAGATTATTTATTAGAGCCAAGTACCGCTAAATAA
- the rimP gene encoding ribosome assembly cofactor RimP — translation MLKEKVEKLLKEAFEERSDLFLVDFKMGAGNEIKVIIDGDDGVKLSDCMFFSRAVEHNLDREEYDFSIEVLSAGASSPLSFPRQFIKNVGRDLQIVDREKRTETGLLKGANEEGVTITWKTREPKPIGKGKVTVEKEWTLKYEDIKQAKVVIKFN, via the coding sequence ATGTTGAAAGAGAAAGTAGAAAAATTATTAAAAGAGGCGTTTGAAGAGCGTTCAGACTTGTTTTTGGTTGACTTCAAAATGGGTGCTGGTAACGAGATCAAGGTCATTATTGACGGAGATGACGGTGTTAAACTGTCAGACTGTATGTTTTTCTCTAGAGCAGTAGAACATAATCTAGATAGAGAAGAATATGATTTTTCTATTGAAGTGTTAAGTGCTGGTGCTTCCTCTCCTTTGAGTTTTCCACGACAGTTTATTAAAAATGTGGGTAGAGATCTTCAAATCGTAGACAGAGAAAAAAGAACGGAAACCGGTCTTTTAAAGGGTGCAAACGAGGAAGGTGTAACTATTACATGGAAAACTCGAGAGCCTAAGCCTATAGGTAAGGGTAAAGTCACTGTTGAAAAAGAGTGGACTTTAAAGTATGAAGACATTAAGCAAGCGAAAGTTGTTATAAAATTTAATTAG
- a CDS encoding translation initiation factor IF-2, with the protein MSIKNVTTLLLSLGLFSTAFQGIAQESQPVNKQKIDQLISTKIAMDRSGDFKDRFTIQLFYGDRDKAITTKENYDALDLPWKAELKWESPYHKIWVGTYRSRLEADRALLKIKEEYKDAFILKP; encoded by the coding sequence ATGTCTATAAAAAATGTAACAACGCTCCTCCTAAGTCTAGGCTTGTTCTCCACTGCATTTCAAGGAATTGCACAAGAGTCTCAACCTGTGAACAAGCAAAAAATCGACCAGCTTATTTCTACCAAAATAGCCATGGATCGCTCGGGAGATTTTAAAGACAGGTTTACCATACAATTATTTTACGGAGACCGAGATAAAGCGATCACTACTAAAGAAAACTACGACGCCTTAGATTTGCCATGGAAAGCAGAGTTAAAATGGGAATCTCCTTACCACAAGATATGGGTAGGAACTTACCGCAGCAGATTAGAAGCAGATCGCGCGCTACTGAAAATAAAAGAAGAATATAAAGATGCCTTTATCTTAAAACCCTAA
- a CDS encoding T9SS type A sorting domain-containing protein produces the protein MKLRFKLILISTLFCLLSTLTVEAQPSPVDVNGDGTLNILVMGTSNSIEDNFEEFSPNQITTELQSILSLDPLISLNINVVSEDIYRTKTVSTGIAGQFTANRDYYCHSLTQYYYWPDNRTARINNLTGNNGTDWDYVVINADPYIISTMPGYFSLGVNKIGSVIHSGGAVPLLMMEWAKDSTFINHFEEFAYRTAEGATVPVQVIPAGLAWQSLPGNLRDVSSPHPTPNGAYLAAASIYSTLLKRSASSSQYNYNDTIADVAEYTRNTALGQVHFTGQPTFISPFKSCNISDTNLVYNHGGTSTENGILTGLQWVISGNQKTLQYGATAPVHLNYGRSSMGSTHLYRIDSTNFDYSFGYPLQDDASTGLVTMLYGLDKRLNATDVETDLGTARQMINQSELPYARNVPLRTIIAQMIEEIPGVLIYPIGDPWHLSSDVNKAIGTYMYTILTSDCTLPPAPNICSDATQWRSWMAHKVGQEIAWNLMYQQGANSCNKRIDNITACGSYTWINGTTYYSSNTSATFTYTNSAGCDSSVILNLTINPLDMSVTQNGSSLTANQAGANYQWLNCSTGASITGANNQSYTPATNGSYAVIVNYNGCSDTSSCISLNTVGLIDNIFESELLIYPNPTDENVSIQLGSYCDNVTLIVRNVYGNEMASQNLQNTDVVNVKIEGAPGIYFLTISCHDKNATFKILKK, from the coding sequence ATGAAATTAAGATTTAAATTGATTTTGATTAGCACATTATTTTGTTTGCTATCTACTTTAACGGTAGAAGCACAGCCATCTCCAGTTGACGTCAACGGAGACGGAACATTAAACATTTTGGTTATGGGAACCAGTAATTCGATTGAGGACAATTTTGAAGAGTTTTCGCCTAATCAAATTACCACAGAATTACAAAGTATCCTATCTTTAGACCCCCTCATCAGTTTAAATATTAATGTAGTATCGGAAGATATTTATAGAACCAAAACCGTTAGCACAGGTATTGCCGGGCAATTCACAGCGAATCGCGACTACTATTGTCATTCTCTTACGCAATACTACTACTGGCCTGATAACCGAACAGCTAGAATAAATAATTTAACTGGAAATAACGGTACAGATTGGGACTATGTGGTAATTAATGCAGACCCGTATATTATTTCCACAATGCCTGGTTATTTTTCGTTAGGAGTAAATAAAATTGGATCCGTAATTCATAGTGGTGGTGCAGTCCCATTACTTATGATGGAATGGGCAAAAGATTCAACCTTTATCAACCATTTTGAAGAGTTTGCCTACCGAACAGCAGAAGGAGCAACTGTTCCTGTTCAAGTTATTCCTGCTGGCCTAGCATGGCAGTCATTACCCGGTAACTTAAGAGATGTTTCAAGTCCACACCCTACACCTAATGGAGCCTATTTAGCTGCTGCTTCAATCTATTCAACTCTTTTGAAAAGAAGTGCTTCATCGTCCCAGTACAACTATAATGATACAATTGCAGATGTTGCCGAATACACTAGAAATACCGCTCTAGGTCAGGTTCATTTCACTGGTCAGCCTACCTTTATTTCCCCTTTTAAAAGCTGTAACATAAGTGACACAAACCTGGTGTATAACCATGGTGGAACAAGTACAGAAAATGGAATATTAACTGGTTTGCAATGGGTAATTTCGGGAAATCAAAAAACATTGCAATATGGAGCTACTGCGCCAGTTCACTTGAACTATGGTAGATCAAGTATGGGGTCGACCCATTTGTATCGAATTGATTCTACTAATTTTGACTATTCCTTTGGTTATCCGCTACAAGATGATGCAAGCACAGGGCTTGTGACAATGTTATATGGGTTGGATAAGCGTTTAAACGCTACAGATGTAGAGACAGATTTAGGAACAGCTCGACAGATGATTAATCAATCAGAATTGCCATATGCTCGCAATGTTCCGTTGCGAACTATCATAGCTCAGATGATAGAAGAAATACCAGGGGTCTTGATTTATCCAATTGGTGATCCTTGGCATTTGAGTAGTGACGTAAATAAAGCAATTGGAACATACATGTACACTATACTTACAAGTGACTGTACATTACCGCCTGCACCAAATATTTGCTCAGACGCAACCCAATGGCGCTCATGGATGGCGCATAAAGTGGGGCAAGAAATAGCATGGAATTTAATGTATCAGCAGGGCGCTAATTCCTGCAATAAACGAATAGACAATATTACTGCTTGTGGCTCCTACACATGGATTAATGGAACTACTTATTACTCCTCCAATACATCAGCAACATTTACATATACCAATTCGGCAGGTTGTGACTCGAGTGTAATATTAAATTTGACAATTAACCCACTCGACATGTCTGTTACACAAAATGGTTCATCGTTGACTGCAAACCAGGCAGGGGCTAATTATCAATGGCTCAACTGCTCCACTGGAGCGTCCATTACGGGAGCTAATAACCAATCTTATACTCCTGCAACTAACGGAAGTTATGCGGTTATCGTTAACTATAATGGTTGTTCCGATACATCGTCCTGCATTAGTTTAAACACAGTTGGTTTGATTGATAATATTTTTGAAAGTGAATTACTTATATATCCTAATCCGACAGACGAAAATGTATCTATCCAACTTGGAAGTTACTGTGATAATGTTACTCTTATCGTTAGGAACGTTTACGGAAATGAAATGGCAAGTCAAAATCTACAAAACACAGATGTGGTAAATGTTAAAATTGAAGGTGCTCCAGGAATATACTTTCTAACTATTTCCTGCCATGATAAAAATGCTACTTTTAAAATACTTAAAAAATAA
- a CDS encoding MBOAT family O-acyltransferase, with protein sequence MLLLASYIFYGLWNPPLVILLWISTLVDWTAGKQLTTEENPRKRKFWLLLSMFVNLGFLAFFKYGDFLLESFVSLLNTFGIEFVARPMDIILPMGISFYTFQTMSYTIDLYKRKIQPAKTFLDFALYVTFFPQLVAGPIVRAQDLITQFYEEKRATFNQFVWGLFLLTIGVFQKVVLADTLLSDTADDVFGSSKLLNGVDAWTGTLAFSGQIFFDFAGYSTCAIGIALMLGFVLPDNFKYPYASLGFSDLWKRWHITLSSWLKDYLYIPLGGNRNGITQMYVALMLTMLLGGLWHGAAWTFMVWGGLHGTYLILERVQKHYLPFKITKWNGIVLAFITFTCVNITWVFFRARSFDTAWNMIKSMFYMQTNGENILDTFSIIKVCTVVGFLFLCHWLMRNSSMKELSQKTSPWVLGVFWAVMIFLIVIAKGSGEQFIYFQF encoded by the coding sequence ATGTTGCTTTTGGCAAGTTATATTTTTTATGGCTTGTGGAATCCGCCATTAGTTATTTTACTTTGGATTTCTACACTCGTAGATTGGACGGCTGGAAAACAGTTAACCACAGAAGAGAACCCTCGAAAGAGAAAGTTTTGGCTACTGCTCAGCATGTTTGTTAATTTAGGATTTTTAGCCTTTTTTAAATATGGTGATTTTCTTTTGGAATCTTTTGTAAGTCTGTTAAACACCTTTGGTATTGAGTTTGTAGCCAGACCTATGGATATTATTTTACCTATGGGTATTTCATTTTACACCTTTCAAACCATGTCTTACACCATAGATTTGTATAAACGTAAAATCCAACCCGCCAAAACGTTTTTAGATTTTGCACTTTATGTTACCTTTTTCCCACAACTTGTAGCAGGACCTATTGTAAGAGCTCAAGATTTAATCACACAATTTTATGAAGAAAAAAGAGCCACTTTTAATCAATTTGTGTGGGGACTCTTTTTACTGACTATTGGTGTTTTTCAGAAAGTGGTGTTAGCAGACACCTTACTTTCAGATACAGCTGATGATGTTTTTGGTTCTTCTAAATTATTAAACGGTGTAGATGCTTGGACGGGTACATTAGCCTTTTCCGGTCAAATATTTTTTGATTTTGCAGGCTATTCTACTTGTGCTATAGGTATTGCTTTAATGCTCGGCTTTGTTTTGCCAGATAACTTTAAGTATCCATACGCTTCGTTAGGTTTTTCAGATTTATGGAAAAGATGGCATATTACATTATCGAGTTGGTTGAAAGATTATTTATACATCCCATTAGGTGGCAATAGAAATGGTATTACCCAAATGTATGTTGCGCTTATGTTAACCATGCTTTTAGGAGGTCTTTGGCATGGAGCCGCATGGACTTTTATGGTTTGGGGGGGGCTGCATGGCACCTATCTGATTCTTGAAAGGGTACAAAAACATTACCTGCCCTTTAAAATAACCAAATGGAATGGTATCGTTTTAGCATTTATAACCTTTACCTGTGTAAATATTACTTGGGTGTTTTTTAGAGCGAGATCCTTTGATACTGCTTGGAATATGATAAAATCTATGTTTTATATGCAAACCAATGGAGAAAATATACTAGATACTTTTAGTATTATAAAAGTTTGTACTGTTGTTGGTTTCTTGTTTTTGTGTCATTGGTTGATGCGGAATAGCTCCATGAAAGAATTATCTCAAAAAACATCACCTTGGGTTTTAGGTGTGTTTTGGGCCGTAATGATTTTCCTGATAGTTATAGCAAAAGGCAGTGGTGAGCAGTTTATTTATTTCCAATTTTAA